Proteins encoded within one genomic window of Triticum aestivum cultivar Chinese Spring chromosome 2D, IWGSC CS RefSeq v2.1, whole genome shotgun sequence:
- the LOC123048561 gene encoding uncharacterized protein yields MTRRRRGGSPPAPPPPLEDDDLLREIMLRLPLQPSSLPRASAVCKRWRCVAVDPKFTARFRAHHGKPPLLGVFQHRDDGIVFAPVLAPPDRVPPQRFDLRLPDDHPYLGPQLLGCRHGRVLVFDRPRAEVLVCDPIAGEERRVAVPPEFRTAGVNGAVLCADRGQGHVHGGCHSSHFKVVLVFMRIHEYHALARVYSSETNTWGHPITIEAPYSGSTCCSGSQSSLVGNVLYWLLNHAEDGIL; encoded by the coding sequence ATGACCCGACGCCGCCGCGGCGGCTCGCCGCCGGCGCCTCCGCCCCCGCTCGAAGACGACGACCTCCTCCGTGAGATCATGCTCCGCCTCCCTCTGCAGCCCTCCTCCCTTCCCCGCGCCTCCGCCGTCTGCAAGCGGTGGCGATGCGTCGCGGTCGACCCCAAATTCACCGCCCGCTTCCGCGCCCACCACGGGAAGCCGCCCCTCCTCGGCGTCTTCCAGCACCGCGATGACGGCATCGTGTTCGCCCCCGTCCTGGCCCCTCCCGACCGCGTCCCTCCCCAGCGCTTCGACCTGCGACTCCCCGACGACCACCCCTACCTGGGGCCACAGTTGCTCGGCTGCCGCCACGGCCGCGTCCTCGTATTCGACCGGCCGCGTGCGGAGGTCCTTGTGTGCGATCCCATCGCGGGCGAGGAGCGCCGCGTGGCCGTTCCGCCGGAGTTCAGAACGGCCGGCGTCAACGGGGCGGTACTCTGCGCTGACCGCGGCCAGGGACACGTGCACGGCGGCTGCCACTCCAGCCACTTCAAGGTGGTGTTGGTGTTCATGCGCATCCATGAATATCATGCCCTCGCGCGGGTCTACTCCTCCGAGACCAACACATGGGGCCATCCCATCACAATAGAGGCTCCATATTCAGGTTCGACTTGTTGCAGTGGTTCCCAGAGCTCCCTTGTTGGTAATGTTCTTTACTGGCTGTTAAATCACGCGGAAGACGGCATACTTTAG